Proteins from a single region of Bdellovibrio bacteriovorus HD100:
- a CDS encoding tryptophan 2,3-dioxygenase family protein: MKYPPVHYHDYLGLNPLLNAQHPKSTEYGKPAHDELLFIIVHQTYELWFKQILFELDSVLSTFQKPTVAESEMGIASARLERIVSILKLIIGQVDVLETMTPLDFLDFRDMLYPASGFQSYQWRLIETKLGLRIGDRLAYNQSPFYKSLSESQQGEMLNIMNQPSLHDSVEKWLERTPFLQGENFNFWDSYKEAVNKMFQDDITTVKNNPRLPDEEKAKTVAGLEQTLKSFDALFDEEAFNKLRAEGQFRLSYKAMHAALLIQLHRDQPILQTPFRIIRALLDIDETMTTWRYRHALMAMRMLGQKIGTGGSSGHKYLADATAKHKIFGDFFNLTTFFIPRSQVPPLPKAIADRMSFHY; this comes from the coding sequence ATGAAATACCCTCCGGTCCACTATCACGACTATCTGGGCTTAAATCCCCTTCTGAATGCCCAGCACCCGAAAAGCACCGAGTACGGAAAACCGGCGCATGACGAATTGCTGTTCATTATCGTGCACCAGACTTACGAGTTGTGGTTCAAGCAGATCCTTTTTGAATTGGATTCGGTGCTTTCCACTTTCCAAAAGCCCACTGTGGCGGAATCCGAAATGGGCATTGCCAGTGCGCGACTGGAAAGAATTGTCAGCATCCTGAAACTGATCATCGGTCAGGTGGACGTGCTTGAGACCATGACTCCGCTGGATTTCCTGGATTTCCGCGACATGCTTTACCCGGCTTCCGGCTTTCAGAGTTACCAATGGCGTTTGATTGAGACCAAACTGGGTCTTCGCATCGGCGATCGTCTGGCTTACAACCAGTCCCCGTTTTATAAGTCTTTAAGCGAATCCCAACAGGGCGAAATGCTGAACATCATGAACCAGCCGTCTTTGCATGATTCCGTTGAAAAATGGCTGGAGCGCACGCCGTTCCTTCAGGGTGAAAACTTCAACTTCTGGGATTCCTACAAAGAAGCTGTGAACAAAATGTTCCAGGATGACATCACCACTGTGAAAAACAACCCGCGCCTGCCGGATGAAGAAAAAGCAAAAACAGTCGCTGGTCTTGAGCAGACCTTGAAAAGCTTTGATGCATTGTTTGATGAAGAGGCCTTCAACAAGTTGCGCGCCGAAGGTCAGTTCCGTTTAAGCTACAAAGCGATGCACGCGGCCTTGTTGATTCAATTGCACCGTGATCAGCCGATTTTGCAGACTCCATTCCGCATCATCCGTGCACTTTTGGATATCGACGAAACAATGACAACTTGGCGTTACCGCCACGCTTTGATGGCCATGCGTATGCTAGGACAAAAAATTGGTACGGGCGGATCCAGCGGCCACAAGTATCTGGCCGATGCGACAGCGAAGCACAAGATCTTTGGCGACTTCTTCAACCTGACCACGTTCTTCATCCCGCGTTCTCAGGTGCCGCCTTTGCCGAAGGCTATTGCCGACCGCATGAGCTTCCACTATTAG
- a CDS encoding threonine aldolase family protein: MKRGFGSDNHAGVHPRILQSILDANTEHAPAYGTDEWTERAVGEFKNQFGKDAHVFFVFNGTAANVTALRAMARPWQSVFCSDVAHINVDECGSPEFLSGCKLLPLPSHNGKLSVEELEKAFIRRGDQHFSQTQVLSLTQPTELGTTYSLDELKALIAWAKSKKLLVHIDGARLSNAALYLKKTLKEITTDLGVDVVSFGGTKNGLMMGEAVVILNKDLAQDFKYIRKQSAQLPSKTRFIACQFEAYFKDGLWQQIAEHSHQMALYLYEQCKGLAGVTVREVPQSNAVFATIPSHWVKPLREHYFFYVWDENTFECRWMTSWDTQKSDIDGFVALLKEQRL; the protein is encoded by the coding sequence ATGAAACGCGGTTTTGGCAGCGACAATCATGCCGGTGTCCACCCACGGATTCTGCAATCTATCCTGGACGCCAACACCGAACACGCCCCCGCCTACGGAACCGATGAATGGACCGAACGCGCGGTGGGGGAATTCAAAAACCAATTCGGCAAAGACGCCCACGTGTTCTTCGTCTTCAATGGCACGGCCGCCAACGTCACGGCCTTAAGAGCCATGGCCCGCCCCTGGCAATCGGTGTTCTGTTCAGACGTGGCGCACATCAATGTGGATGAATGCGGCTCGCCGGAATTTTTAAGTGGTTGCAAACTGCTGCCACTGCCCTCCCACAACGGAAAACTGTCTGTGGAAGAACTTGAAAAGGCCTTCATCCGCCGGGGGGACCAGCATTTTTCCCAGACTCAGGTGCTCAGCCTGACTCAGCCTACAGAACTGGGAACCACCTATTCTTTGGATGAGCTCAAAGCCCTGATCGCTTGGGCCAAAAGCAAAAAACTGCTGGTGCACATTGACGGAGCCAGACTGAGCAACGCGGCCTTGTACTTGAAAAAGACCTTGAAAGAAATCACCACCGACCTGGGGGTGGATGTGGTTTCTTTCGGTGGCACCAAAAATGGTTTGATGATGGGTGAAGCCGTTGTGATCCTGAATAAGGATCTGGCGCAGGATTTTAAATACATCCGCAAACAAAGCGCGCAGCTGCCTTCCAAGACCCGCTTTATCGCCTGTCAGTTTGAAGCTTACTTCAAAGACGGTCTATGGCAGCAGATTGCTGAACATTCCCACCAGATGGCCCTGTATCTGTATGAACAGTGCAAAGGACTTGCCGGGGTGACCGTGCGCGAAGTCCCGCAAAGCAATGCGGTCTTTGCGACAATTCCCAGCCACTGGGTGAAACCCTTGCGGGAACATTATTTTTTCTATGTCTGGGACGAAAACACATTTGAATGTCGCTGGATGACCTCCTGGGACACGCAAAAATCGGATATCGATGGTTTCGTCGCACTTCTAAAGGAGCAACGTCTATGA
- a CDS encoding formimidoylglutamase, with protein sequence MSWLHSIDKHLLFTKNDKEDPRLGECVQLLHKGDLNTLSDHTYDFAILGFPDDEGIGLNGGRVGAQVAPREIRTYLYKMTPHLQSTRLPKILDLGDLVDKEKPLAERHEKARQTTRTLASSGKHWISLGGGHDYGYCDGAGFLDVFKNDAVLINFDAHMDVRPTDKGFNSGTPFHRVLSEFKGQVDFAEVGIQNQCNSKAHIQWAKDHGADVFTLDDVNERGLQSVLAGYLKGKEKKKIFLSIDIDAFTSSEAPGCSQSWTTGLFTKEFLTSLLWMIEHFDVRGIGIYEVSPPLDQDNRTSKLAALICHNFIFATLKKG encoded by the coding sequence ATGAGCTGGCTTCATTCCATCGACAAACATCTTCTTTTCACCAAAAACGACAAAGAAGATCCGCGTCTTGGAGAATGCGTCCAGCTCCTTCATAAAGGTGACCTGAACACTCTTTCTGATCACACTTACGATTTTGCTATTCTGGGTTTCCCGGATGATGAAGGCATTGGCCTGAACGGCGGCCGCGTGGGCGCCCAGGTCGCTCCGCGCGAGATTCGCACTTACCTTTACAAAATGACTCCGCACCTGCAAAGCACCCGCCTGCCAAAAATTCTGGATTTGGGTGATCTGGTTGATAAAGAAAAACCTTTGGCTGAACGCCATGAAAAGGCCCGTCAGACAACCCGCACCCTTGCTTCCAGTGGAAAGCACTGGATCTCTTTGGGGGGCGGTCACGACTATGGTTATTGCGATGGCGCAGGCTTCCTGGATGTTTTTAAAAACGATGCCGTGCTGATCAACTTTGATGCTCATATGGACGTGCGCCCGACTGACAAAGGCTTTAATTCCGGCACTCCTTTCCACCGTGTTTTGTCAGAGTTCAAAGGCCAGGTGGATTTTGCTGAAGTCGGCATTCAAAACCAGTGCAACAGCAAAGCCCACATTCAATGGGCGAAAGACCACGGTGCCGATGTTTTCACTTTGGATGACGTCAACGAGCGTGGCCTTCAGTCGGTCCTTGCCGGCTATCTTAAAGGCAAAGAAAAGAAAAAGATTTTCCTCAGCATCGACATTGATGCCTTCACTTCCAGCGAAGCCCCGGGCTGCAGTCAGTCCTGGACAACGGGGCTGTTCACGAAAGAGTTCCTGACAAGCCTCCTGTGGATGATTGAACACTTTGATGTTCGCGGAATCGGAATCTACGAAGTTTCCCCGCCACTGGATCAGGACAACCGCACCAGCAAACTGGCGGCTTTGATCTGTCACAACTTTATCTTCGCCACTCTTAAAAAAGGCTAA
- a CDS encoding chloride channel protein — protein MTLTDFCRNGRQILHKLEYQDTLRVVPYLLASLVAAGTSLLYSQAFFFGEEVALHAVEHFHWALSLSITLSMIYLSWYLPYRFAKQAGGSGIPQMLIANELDPASDKPLIRSLIGIRTITMKIIASIACVLGGGAVGQEGPTLQIASGLFYRIGEKSTKWIQQVSMRSFILAGGASGLAAAFNTPLGGIAYALEELSKDYFNNFKTYVIWSVIATGLIVQTVQGSYLYIGFPSLESISWETYMWVIVTSAITGILGASFGSVLFSVHQKRKSIQSFTRLSLLNLACGFLFWLGITFISNHGIGGGKMLILDLLFRDGSATAQDILVRIGGPLLMAIAGAAGGLFAPSLTIGAVMGSFMAQIVWPHNHHLLIMTSMISFLSGFMQTPFTAFILIFEMTDRHSALFPMMLSSAIAVGTSRIFHKKSFYDLVKEDFLHQHKKTAK, from the coding sequence ATGACCCTTACAGACTTTTGCCGAAACGGGCGCCAAATTCTGCACAAGCTTGAATACCAGGACACTCTGCGTGTCGTGCCTTACCTGCTGGCCAGCCTTGTTGCCGCAGGAACATCCCTGCTGTATTCCCAGGCATTTTTCTTCGGCGAAGAGGTGGCGTTGCATGCTGTGGAGCACTTCCACTGGGCCCTGTCCTTAAGTATCACGCTGAGCATGATTTATCTGAGTTGGTATCTCCCTTACCGCTTTGCCAAACAAGCCGGCGGCAGCGGAATCCCCCAGATGCTGATCGCCAACGAGCTTGACCCTGCTTCCGACAAACCTCTGATTCGCTCTTTGATCGGCATTCGCACCATCACCATGAAAATCATCGCCTCCATCGCCTGCGTTCTGGGCGGCGGCGCTGTCGGCCAGGAAGGCCCCACTCTGCAGATTGCTTCCGGTTTGTTCTATCGCATCGGCGAAAAATCCACAAAATGGATTCAACAGGTATCTATGCGCTCGTTTATTCTAGCGGGAGGCGCTTCGGGCCTGGCGGCCGCATTCAACACCCCCCTTGGTGGAATCGCCTACGCACTGGAGGAACTTTCCAAAGACTACTTCAACAATTTTAAGACTTATGTGATCTGGTCCGTGATTGCCACTGGACTCATAGTGCAGACCGTGCAGGGCAGCTACCTTTACATCGGCTTTCCCAGCCTGGAATCCATCAGCTGGGAAACTTACATGTGGGTGATTGTCACTTCTGCCATCACAGGAATCCTGGGGGCTAGCTTTGGTTCGGTCTTATTTTCGGTGCATCAGAAAAGAAAAAGCATTCAGTCCTTCACCCGCTTAAGCCTGCTCAACCTAGCCTGTGGTTTTTTGTTCTGGCTGGGAATCACATTCATCAGCAATCACGGTATCGGCGGCGGTAAAATGCTAATTCTGGATCTGCTCTTCCGCGATGGTTCTGCCACGGCCCAGGATATTCTGGTGCGCATCGGAGGTCCGCTATTGATGGCCATCGCCGGAGCCGCAGGAGGCTTGTTTGCGCCATCTTTAACCATTGGTGCGGTGATGGGTTCGTTTATGGCTCAGATCGTGTGGCCACACAACCATCATCTCCTGATCATGACATCGATGATTTCCTTCCTGTCTGGTTTTATGCAAACTCCATTCACCGCATTCATTCTGATATTTGAAATGACGGATCGACATTCCGCACTTTTCCCCATGATGTTAAGTTCGGCCATTGCCGTGGGCACCTCGCGGATCTTCCACAAGAAATCTTTCTATGACCTGGTAAAAGAGGACTTCCTGCACCAGCACAAAAAAACTGCCAAGTAG
- a CDS encoding HD-GYP domain-containing protein, producing the protein MDYVSIRVSTLRGDQKIDFNAYVKINDKMILYLRRGDSFEGERLKRLKDKKLRKMYILTDEENSYRTYLQKNIETAYDDTTGKDIQTRADIIQGSQQNNAEEVFENPENVESYNYCKDAAGKYVNFIMSNAQALSAVMNIENTDKTISHHGVTVSTLSIALAQKLGITDPKKTQLLTLGALLHDYGHHHSPLNLNQPLDSMSPEDLALWKKHPIEGAQKVQDKKHFDQTVINIIGQHEETINGTGPKGLREKDMDPLAVLVSSANAMDRLITFEGVPKAEAAKKLMIDHVGKHPLQHIQHLNDILKGL; encoded by the coding sequence ATGGATTATGTTTCTATACGAGTAAGCACCCTGCGTGGCGATCAAAAGATCGACTTCAACGCTTACGTTAAAATCAACGACAAGATGATACTCTACCTTCGTCGCGGCGACAGCTTTGAGGGCGAGCGCCTGAAGCGTCTTAAGGACAAAAAACTGCGCAAAATGTACATCCTCACGGACGAAGAAAACAGCTACCGCACCTATCTGCAGAAAAATATCGAAACCGCCTATGACGACACCACTGGAAAAGACATCCAAACCCGTGCTGACATCATCCAAGGCTCCCAGCAGAACAACGCCGAAGAGGTTTTTGAAAACCCAGAGAACGTTGAAAGCTACAATTACTGCAAGGACGCGGCCGGCAAGTACGTGAACTTTATCATGAGCAACGCCCAGGCGCTGTCGGCCGTGATGAACATTGAAAACACCGACAAAACCATCTCCCATCACGGCGTGACGGTGTCCACCCTGTCCATTGCGCTGGCACAGAAACTGGGTATCACTGATCCGAAGAAGACCCAGCTTCTGACTTTGGGGGCTTTGCTGCATGATTATGGTCACCACCACAGCCCTCTGAACCTGAACCAGCCCCTGGACAGCATGAGCCCCGAAGATCTGGCGCTGTGGAAAAAGCACCCCATCGAAGGTGCACAAAAGGTGCAGGACAAAAAGCACTTTGACCAGACTGTGATCAACATCATCGGTCAGCACGAAGAAACCATCAACGGCACCGGCCCCAAGGGACTGCGCGAAAAGGACATGGACCCTTTAGCCGTGCTGGTTTCATCAGCCAATGCCATGGACCGCCTGATCACCTTTGAAGGAGTTCCCAAAGCGGAGGCCGCAAAAAAACTGATGATTGATCACGTGGGTAAACATCCTCTTCAGCACATTCAGCATCTGAACGACATCCTGAAGGGGCTCTAG
- the queG gene encoding tRNA epoxyqueuosine(34) reductase QueG, whose translation MKSLIDEALTDLGFSHFGFAPLSKPLSFDFYRQWIDQGLHGDMTYLAEHAQIKENPQSKWPRAQSALVFAMPYFPHPEKKSEFPLKQARVSLYAQGMDYHFWFKDRMKSLCADLQKIFPEEEFLAFTDSSPVLERDLAKQAGLGWVGKNTCLIHPKKGSLFFIGEIYTSLKIQTEFSPLPDFCGTCTRCLDICPTGALIEPRKMDARKCISYLTIESRQIPDEELRPQIGDWFFGCDLCQTVCPWNQKVFKGQLSIEKSLSLNAGEEALLIEDLRYILSASGKKISRDFLGTPLARAGSFGLKRNAMIVAVNRGLKVLCPEIQALTEHEKLGELAQWSLKKLRD comes from the coding sequence ATGAAATCTCTTATCGATGAAGCCTTGACCGATCTGGGATTTTCCCATTTCGGTTTTGCGCCATTGAGCAAACCGTTAAGTTTTGATTTCTACCGGCAATGGATCGACCAGGGACTGCATGGAGACATGACTTATCTGGCCGAACACGCCCAGATCAAGGAAAACCCGCAAAGCAAATGGCCCCGCGCCCAAAGTGCTTTGGTGTTTGCCATGCCTTACTTTCCCCATCCCGAGAAAAAATCCGAATTCCCGCTCAAACAAGCCCGCGTCAGTCTGTACGCGCAAGGCATGGACTATCATTTCTGGTTCAAGGATCGCATGAAGTCTTTGTGCGCAGATCTGCAGAAGATCTTCCCGGAAGAGGAATTTTTAGCCTTCACCGACAGCAGCCCCGTGCTGGAGCGTGATCTGGCCAAACAAGCCGGCCTTGGCTGGGTGGGAAAAAACACCTGCCTGATCCATCCGAAAAAAGGCAGTTTGTTTTTTATTGGTGAGATCTACACCTCCCTGAAGATTCAAACCGAGTTTTCGCCATTGCCGGACTTTTGCGGCACCTGCACCCGCTGTCTGGATATCTGCCCGACCGGAGCCCTGATTGAGCCCCGCAAAATGGATGCCCGAAAATGCATCTCTTATCTGACCATCGAATCCCGGCAGATTCCGGACGAAGAATTGCGCCCGCAAATTGGTGATTGGTTCTTTGGCTGTGATCTTTGTCAGACCGTCTGCCCCTGGAATCAGAAGGTCTTCAAGGGCCAGCTGTCCATCGAAAAAAGTCTTTCTTTAAATGCTGGCGAAGAAGCCCTGCTGATTGAGGATCTGCGCTATATCCTGTCGGCTTCCGGCAAAAAGATCAGTCGCGACTTCCTGGGCACGCCGCTGGCCCGGGCTGGATCGTTTGGACTGAAGCGCAATGCCATGATAGTGGCGGTCAACCGGGGCTTGAAAGTGTTGTGCCCGGAAATCCAGGCACTGACAGAACATGAGAAACTCGGAGAATTGGCTCAGTGGAGTTTAAAAAAACTGAGGGACTAG
- a CDS encoding CCA tRNA nucleotidyltransferase, with translation MNQVQSLLQSHPHWPAVESIYHRLQAHGYMAFLAGGCVRDALLGVQAHDLDLATNATPEKVESLFSKTVNVGKSFGVMRVLVEGADIEVATFRNDGTYSDGRRPENVVFSSPQEDAQRRDFTVNALFYDLATAQVLDYVEGQKDLKARVLRTVGDAERRFEEDHLRLLRAARFSAQLNFELEPVSFAAVKKMAEKVKSVSGERIREEMTKLLKTEHADHGLQVMKDSGLMKVLFPFRLRKNDWVKNSLATEAWQRLAMFVRSAQGTELVVVLDMLKLSTRDRRAIEDAWKVWQDPQTVLKNSLGKQLQMLAKEGVVFALRILLSEAVEKTAIEFLLAEWKSWQEVLPRPFLNGEDVKGRLTGPAIGVCLDKAFEQQLERQLQSRDEALLWLKKYLERESS, from the coding sequence GTGAATCAGGTGCAAAGTCTTCTTCAATCCCATCCTCACTGGCCGGCCGTGGAGTCAATCTACCACAGGCTGCAGGCCCATGGCTATATGGCCTTTTTGGCCGGCGGCTGTGTGCGCGACGCTTTGCTGGGGGTTCAGGCTCATGATTTGGATCTGGCGACCAATGCCACTCCGGAAAAAGTGGAGTCCTTGTTTAGTAAAACCGTCAATGTGGGTAAAAGCTTCGGGGTCATGCGGGTGCTGGTCGAGGGGGCGGATATCGAGGTCGCCACCTTCCGCAATGACGGCACTTACAGCGACGGTCGCCGGCCTGAGAATGTGGTTTTCTCAAGCCCCCAAGAGGACGCCCAGCGCCGGGATTTCACCGTGAATGCTCTTTTCTATGATCTGGCGACGGCCCAGGTGCTGGATTATGTCGAGGGCCAAAAAGATCTGAAAGCGCGTGTTCTGCGCACGGTGGGGGACGCCGAGCGCCGGTTTGAAGAGGATCATCTGCGCCTGCTCAGGGCGGCCCGTTTTTCCGCGCAGTTGAATTTTGAGCTGGAACCGGTCAGTTTTGCCGCCGTAAAAAAAATGGCTGAAAAAGTGAAGTCTGTCAGCGGCGAGCGCATCCGCGAGGAAATGACGAAGCTTCTGAAAACAGAGCACGCCGACCATGGACTTCAGGTCATGAAGGATTCTGGTTTGATGAAGGTGCTGTTCCCTTTTCGGCTGCGTAAAAACGACTGGGTGAAAAACAGTCTGGCCACCGAGGCCTGGCAGCGTCTGGCGATGTTCGTGCGCAGCGCTCAGGGCACCGAGCTTGTTGTGGTTCTGGATATGCTGAAGCTTTCCACCCGGGATCGTCGCGCGATCGAGGACGCCTGGAAAGTCTGGCAGGATCCTCAAACAGTTCTGAAGAACTCTTTGGGAAAACAGCTGCAGATGCTGGCTAAAGAGGGTGTTGTTTTTGCTTTAAGAATTTTACTGTCCGAAGCGGTTGAAAAGACCGCGATTGAATTCCTGCTGGCTGAATGGAAGAGCTGGCAGGAAGTGCTGCCTCGGCCGTTTTTAAATGGCGAGGATGTCAAGGGGCGTCTGACTGGGCCTGCTATTGGAGTCTGCCTGGACAAAGCCTTTGAACAGCAGCTGGAGCGTCAGTTGCAAAGCCGCGATGAAGCTTTGTTGTGGCTGAAAAAATATCTGGAAAGAGAGTCATCTTAA
- a CDS encoding RDD family protein — MESAFVPSTWRRLFAHGIDQIISLPFYLPFAGVFLKLIFTEDDVIVTLLQLFLMFLIPAVYEFVFLVMMQATPGKWFMGLKVVPANNFTEKLHWSQCLMRPLTGRLSFFFSWGIYALAFFRYDRTHLCDWAAETRVVQDKPRTTQARLRWLTGLLFVVLYSYEGLVSARMIMQSIDWSERQANLREVFDLQDYMDVTFEED; from the coding sequence ATGGAATCCGCATTTGTTCCCAGCACCTGGAGACGTTTATTTGCCCATGGCATCGATCAGATCATCAGTTTGCCATTTTATCTGCCGTTTGCCGGTGTGTTCTTAAAACTGATCTTCACTGAAGATGATGTCATCGTGACGCTGTTGCAGTTGTTTTTGATGTTTTTGATCCCTGCGGTTTATGAGTTTGTGTTTTTGGTGATGATGCAGGCCACGCCAGGGAAATGGTTTATGGGTCTGAAAGTGGTGCCGGCCAACAACTTTACAGAAAAACTGCATTGGTCCCAGTGCCTGATGCGTCCGTTGACGGGGCGTTTGAGTTTCTTTTTCTCCTGGGGGATTTATGCCCTGGCGTTTTTCCGTTATGATCGCACGCATCTGTGTGACTGGGCGGCGGAAACCCGCGTGGTGCAGGACAAACCCCGCACCACTCAGGCTCGCCTGCGCTGGTTGACGGGATTGTTGTTTGTGGTGCTTTATTCCTATGAAGGGCTGGTTTCGGCCCGGATGATCATGCAGTCCATTGATTGGTCGGAACGTCAGGCAAACCTGCGTGAGGTCTTTGATCTTCAGGACTATATGGATGTGACTTTCGAAGAGGATTAG
- a CDS encoding HD-GYP domain-containing protein, whose amino-acid sequence MSSQSGKTVDVLIGSPRDSFWEAITSILKGYYPYQLKHFKSIDEALDHGTSESFKPILALVDGQDGTNLTNEWVQSTKMNYPDCPVIVLHSSAAPLDFNIVKKNGADEIMHINFDREFISDMVLQLAPIEMEGDQIPITALMPVDLRDMDADTNINFDVFVHLPANHRSVMMRKSGDVVDQKHLDKFNALKQQMYIKKTQMKPFFEYARTVMSMRNMPMPISMTEKFHRSKKVIYEIMAHFLNGASTDYSEGKVILDKCKSIVADFELTKDLPSQEIFDEVFRFSGNVRTMYHDCICLSAYAAYFAQLLGWNAEKRESAAIAGLLHNIGLSQMPVSAGVKAAKDYTPEELSQYHLYPERSVVMVKAKKVPLPQEIAEAIGQHRENGAGTGFPKKLLNADISEFGKLLGFAYRFHEMTALSEGGKQARTATQAIQDLRDEALSGSGNVDLLLTTTIFKKWKPAA is encoded by the coding sequence ATGAGTTCCCAATCAGGAAAGACGGTTGATGTTCTCATCGGGAGTCCCCGCGACTCCTTCTGGGAAGCCATCACCTCTATCCTGAAGGGTTACTATCCGTACCAGCTCAAGCACTTCAAATCCATCGACGAAGCCCTCGATCACGGCACTTCCGAAAGTTTCAAACCTATCTTAGCCCTGGTTGATGGCCAGGACGGCACCAATCTGACCAATGAATGGGTGCAGTCCACCAAAATGAATTATCCTGACTGCCCGGTCATCGTCCTGCACTCTTCCGCCGCCCCGCTGGATTTCAACATCGTCAAGAAAAACGGCGCTGACGAGATCATGCACATCAACTTCGACCGCGAATTCATCTCGGACATGGTTCTGCAGCTGGCCCCCATCGAAATGGAGGGCGACCAGATTCCCATCACGGCCCTGATGCCCGTGGATCTGCGCGACATGGATGCTGACACCAATATCAACTTTGATGTTTTTGTCCACCTGCCCGCCAACCACCGCTCTGTGATGATGCGAAAATCCGGAGATGTGGTTGACCAGAAACATCTGGACAAGTTCAATGCCTTAAAACAGCAGATGTACATCAAAAAAACCCAGATGAAACCGTTCTTTGAGTACGCCCGCACGGTGATGAGCATGCGCAACATGCCAATGCCCATCTCGATGACGGAAAAATTCCACCGCTCCAAAAAAGTCATCTATGAAATCATGGCGCATTTCCTGAATGGCGCCTCTACAGACTATTCCGAGGGCAAGGTGATCCTCGACAAATGCAAATCCATCGTTGCCGACTTTGAGCTGACCAAAGATCTTCCCTCGCAGGAGATTTTTGATGAGGTCTTCCGCTTTTCTGGCAACGTGCGCACCATGTATCATGACTGCATCTGCCTATCGGCTTACGCCGCTTACTTTGCCCAGTTGCTGGGATGGAACGCGGAAAAACGGGAATCCGCGGCGATCGCGGGCCTGTTGCACAATATCGGACTTTCCCAGATGCCGGTTTCAGCCGGCGTCAAGGCGGCAAAAGACTACACCCCGGAAGAGCTTTCCCAGTATCATCTGTACCCGGAGCGCTCGGTGGTGATGGTCAAAGCCAAAAAGGTGCCCCTGCCACAGGAGATTGCGGAGGCCATCGGCCAGCACCGCGAAAATGGAGCCGGCACCGGCTTCCCGAAGAAACTTTTAAATGCAGATATTTCTGAATTTGGAAAACTGCTGGGCTTTGCCTATCGCTTCCACGAAATGACCGCTCTGAGCGAAGGTGGAAAACAGGCCCGCACCGCCACCCAGGCCATCCAGGACCTGCGGGACGAAGCCCTGTCCGGATCCGGTAATGTGGATCTTCTTTTGACCACAACCATTTTCAAAAAATGGAAACCGGCGGCCTAA
- a CDS encoding chemotaxis protein CheX, whose amino-acid sequence MSAAPKEAINPLFDKRLINAFVEGVIKTLKTIAQTDATPGKPFIEPQFVLKGEIAGMVGMVAPPLKGTLLISYGKDSIFHILENMLGEKHTSINGEVSDAVGEMTNMIYGSAKTTLNQLGYNFEMAIPTVISGDFKITHADKSATLVIPFNLTNGSTFYVEISVQQ is encoded by the coding sequence ATGTCTGCAGCACCAAAAGAAGCTATTAATCCCCTCTTTGATAAGCGCCTGATCAATGCTTTCGTCGAAGGCGTTATCAAGACCCTGAAAACCATTGCTCAGACCGATGCCACCCCTGGAAAACCCTTCATTGAGCCACAATTCGTGCTTAAAGGGGAAATCGCCGGTATGGTCGGCATGGTGGCTCCGCCTTTGAAAGGCACTTTGCTGATCTCTTACGGCAAAGACAGTATTTTCCATATTCTGGAAAACATGCTGGGTGAAAAACACACCTCCATCAACGGAGAAGTGTCTGACGCCGTTGGGGAAATGACCAACATGATTTACGGTTCCGCCAAGACCACTCTGAATCAACTGGGATACAACTTCGAGATGGCCATTCCAACCGTGATCTCCGGTGATTTCAAGATCACTCACGCTGACAAAAGTGCCACGCTCGTCATCCCCTTCAACCTGACGAACGGATCCACTTTCTACGTGGAGATTTCGGTGCAGCAATGA
- a CDS encoding response regulator: MFPTNTKFLVVDDFATMRKIIKKVLNELGYTNVEEADDGKTALPMIQAAHDAGQPYGFVISDWNMPGMQGIDLLKACKADPRTKSVPFMLVTAESEQKHILEAAKAGVSDYVVKPFNSATLKGKMERVWAKHNPATQAKAS; this comes from the coding sequence ATGTTTCCCACAAATACGAAGTTTTTGGTCGTTGATGACTTCGCAACTATGCGAAAAATCATTAAAAAAGTGCTAAATGAGCTTGGCTACACCAACGTAGAGGAAGCCGATGATGGTAAAACCGCCCTGCCGATGATCCAGGCCGCTCATGATGCAGGCCAGCCTTACGGCTTTGTCATTTCGGACTGGAATATGCCCGGAATGCAGGGTATCGACCTTTTGAAGGCCTGCAAAGCCGATCCTCGCACTAAGTCCGTGCCGTTTATGCTGGTGACTGCAGAGTCCGAGCAAAAGCACATCCTGGAAGCAGCCAAAGCCGGCGTTTCTGACTATGTGGTCAAACCGTTCAACTCTGCCACTCTGAAAGGCAAGATGGAACGTGTTTGGGCCAAACACAACCCTGCAACACAAGCAAAAGCTTCCTAA